Proteins encoded together in one Undibacterium sp. CCC3.4 window:
- a CDS encoding response regulator, protein MKHKLLLRQCKRLFGVQSEQQMLALLDEMEHLALGADISPTARLALQGWRGFIGQVDDAYLQSDRDLALGKLSLELSSEELGLANASLRSDAEQRKQVMQTLRHATNQVLAQLGKHLDDDSSLESLSQVLAGLVSELLGTRAELQQALAAVEKQQFALDQHAIVSITDAHGMLIYANEKFCRISEYSAAELVGQNHRIVNSGFHSAEFFADMWGRIAGGEVWHGEIRNASKSGVLYWTNATIVPFLDTDGKPYQYISIRTNITEQFLLREKIEASQVLLQNVMNTLGEGVYTLDAEGICTFLNPEAEKILGYRGDELVGRPLHDAIHALAADGSPIADHECSILHATRSGEIFRSDNECFQNKMGQLVPVSLVVSPIIENGRILGSVAAFQDISARIDADKALRASENKQRMLLDNAADAVFVAGVDECWVYVNDLVLDMLGYQREELLGHSIYDLLPEKQRHWARNNFLFQILDDKALQSTMSLVKKNGELVPVELNASLLPDGSIYGSCRDISARQVVEAALIHAKEEAEAANLAKSEFLATMSHEIRTPMNGIIGMTELALDTRLSGEQREYLDLVRSSAQSLLSIINDILDFSKIESGNVVLEQIDFSLRELIVSTLKSLAIKASEKGIELVYQIDVNLPQTLTGDPGRLRQVLNNLIGNAIKFSRSGAIVLEVQQVRQAEDVVDVYFSVSDEGIGIAADKQLSIFQAFSQADASTTRKYGGTGLGLSISSRLVQSMQGLLEVDSELGRGSCFYFTIGLGVGLAPAQQSTLLDLSGLSALIVDDNAVNRLFFSATLKNWHMQVDVVDSAAAALKHIEARAAAWHPYDVMLLDVCMPEADGFELAAILEKNYPSVLKKTLMLSSAGSREDARRCRAAGIYDYINKPVSQAELFAAIVAICSGRQPPSRQADIVRSEPGYNYAPLRILVAEDNLINQKLVLSLLRKWQHSATIAENGLQAIEQFQQQSFDIILMDMQMPGMGGIEATKQIRTAELASGGHIPIIAMTANAMPGDLERCLAAGMDHYVSKPLKAEVLQTLLNRYQTKPVPEITMLTSPPIPALPGALHDRDFDYRQALLGADEEIVKIIGQSFLDVCDQYISELADAIASHDAELLHRSAHTMKGVVGNFQAQPMESLAQVLENRGKQSDFSDVAALLADLSAELEHLRSALTAFLIEHP, encoded by the coding sequence ATGAAACACAAATTGTTGCTGCGTCAATGCAAGCGCCTGTTTGGCGTGCAATCGGAGCAGCAGATGTTGGCCTTGCTGGACGAAATGGAGCACTTAGCGCTGGGCGCTGACATCAGCCCGACGGCGCGCTTGGCCTTGCAAGGCTGGCGCGGCTTCATAGGGCAAGTCGATGATGCTTATCTGCAGTCTGATCGCGATCTCGCACTTGGCAAGCTGAGCCTGGAACTGAGCTCGGAAGAGCTGGGATTAGCCAATGCTTCCCTGCGTTCCGACGCGGAACAGCGTAAGCAAGTCATGCAAACCCTCAGGCATGCCACCAACCAAGTACTGGCGCAATTGGGTAAGCATCTCGATGATGACAGCAGTCTCGAAAGCCTCAGTCAAGTATTGGCTGGCCTCGTCAGCGAGCTGCTCGGCACCCGCGCTGAGTTGCAACAAGCCTTGGCCGCGGTGGAAAAACAGCAGTTTGCCCTCGATCAACATGCCATCGTCAGTATCACCGATGCCCATGGCATGTTGATTTATGCCAATGAAAAATTTTGTCGTATCAGTGAATACAGCGCAGCTGAATTGGTGGGGCAAAACCACCGTATCGTCAATTCCGGTTTTCATTCAGCAGAATTTTTTGCCGACATGTGGGGCCGTATCGCCGGCGGAGAAGTGTGGCATGGCGAAATACGCAATGCCAGCAAAAGCGGGGTGCTGTATTGGACCAACGCCACCATCGTACCTTTCCTCGATACGGATGGAAAGCCCTATCAATATATCTCGATTCGTACCAATATCACCGAGCAATTCTTGCTGCGCGAAAAAATTGAAGCCAGTCAAGTCTTGTTGCAAAACGTCATGAACACCCTCGGTGAAGGCGTGTATACCCTTGATGCCGAGGGAATCTGCACCTTTCTCAATCCGGAAGCGGAAAAAATTCTCGGTTATCGTGGTGATGAATTGGTCGGTCGGCCACTCCATGATGCGATTCACGCGCTTGCGGCTGACGGCAGTCCGATTGCTGACCACGAATGCAGTATTTTACATGCCACCCGCAGCGGTGAGATTTTCCGCTCCGATAATGAATGCTTCCAAAATAAGATGGGCCAATTAGTTCCGGTCTCCTTGGTGGTTTCACCCATCATAGAAAATGGTCGCATCCTCGGATCAGTAGCGGCATTTCAAGATATTTCCGCTCGTATCGATGCCGACAAGGCCTTGCGCGCCAGCGAAAACAAACAAAGAATGCTGCTTGATAACGCCGCCGATGCGGTATTTGTAGCCGGCGTCGATGAGTGCTGGGTCTATGTTAACGACTTGGTGTTGGACATGCTCGGTTATCAACGCGAAGAATTGCTCGGTCACTCGATTTACGATTTATTACCAGAGAAGCAAAGACACTGGGCGCGCAATAATTTCCTATTTCAGATACTCGACGACAAAGCGCTGCAGAGTACGATGAGCTTGGTGAAGAAAAACGGCGAACTGGTTCCGGTCGAATTAAATGCTTCACTCTTGCCTGATGGCAGCATTTATGGCTCCTGCCGCGACATCAGTGCCCGTCAAGTGGTCGAAGCGGCGCTGATTCATGCCAAGGAAGAGGCCGAAGCAGCCAATCTGGCCAAGAGCGAATTTTTGGCCACCATGAGCCATGAAATTCGCACGCCGATGAACGGCATCATCGGCATGACCGAACTCGCGCTCGATACCCGACTCTCCGGTGAGCAGCGCGAATACCTCGATCTGGTGCGCTCATCGGCGCAATCGCTGCTGAGTATTATCAATGACATCCTCGATTTTTCTAAAATCGAATCGGGTAACGTGGTGCTCGAACAAATCGATTTTTCCCTGCGTGAACTGATCGTCTCTACCTTGAAATCGCTGGCCATTAAAGCCAGTGAAAAAGGTATAGAACTGGTCTATCAAATCGATGTCAATTTGCCGCAGACGCTGACGGGCGATCCCGGTCGTTTGCGTCAAGTACTCAATAATTTGATCGGCAACGCGATTAAATTCAGTCGCAGTGGCGCGATTGTTCTTGAGGTACAACAGGTGCGCCAAGCCGAAGACGTGGTCGATGTGTATTTTTCGGTCAGCGACGAGGGCATCGGCATCGCAGCCGACAAACAGCTCAGTATCTTCCAAGCCTTCAGTCAAGCCGATGCCTCGACCACCCGTAAATACGGCGGTACCGGCTTAGGCCTGAGTATTTCCTCGCGGTTGGTGCAGAGCATGCAAGGCTTGCTCGAAGTCGACAGTGAGTTGGGGCGTGGCAGCTGTTTTTACTTCACCATAGGCTTAGGTGTCGGCTTAGCCCCAGCTCAGCAGTCAACGCTGCTTGATCTCAGCGGCTTGAGCGCGCTGATCGTCGATGACAACGCAGTCAATCGCTTGTTTTTTTCCGCGACACTCAAAAATTGGCACATGCAGGTCGACGTCGTCGATTCCGCGGCGGCAGCATTGAAGCACATCGAAGCGCGCGCCGCCGCCTGGCACCCATATGATGTCATGCTGCTCGATGTCTGTATGCCTGAGGCCGATGGTTTTGAACTGGCAGCGATACTGGAGAAAAATTATCCTTCGGTATTGAAGAAAACGCTTATGCTGTCTTCGGCCGGTTCGCGTGAAGATGCGCGTAGGTGTCGTGCCGCTGGCATTTACGATTACATCAACAAGCCGGTCAGTCAAGCCGAGTTATTTGCCGCCATCGTGGCGATCTGTTCCGGTCGCCAACCACCGTCGCGCCAAGCCGATATCGTGCGCTCAGAGCCGGGGTACAACTACGCGCCGCTGCGCATCCTCGTCGCCGAAGATAATCTGATCAATCAAAAATTAGTGCTGTCCTTGTTGCGCAAGTGGCAGCATAGTGCAACGATTGCTGAAAACGGTTTGCAAGCGATTGAACAATTCCAGCAGCAGAGTTTTGATATCATCCTCATGGACATGCAAATGCCAGGCATGGGTGGCATCGAGGCGACCAAACAGATACGCACGGCCGAACTGGCCAGTGGCGGCCATATTCCGATTATCGCCATGACAGCCAACGCCATGCCCGGTGATCTCGAACGCTGTCTCGCCGCCGGAATGGATCATTACGTATCCAAACCGCTCAAAGCCGAAGTCTTGCAAACCTTGCTCAACCGATACCAAACAAAACCTGTTCCTGAGATTACCATGCTGACATCGCCCCCTATTCCCGCGCTACCCGGCGCGCTGCACGACCGAGACTTCGACTATCGCCAAGCCCTGCTCGGTGCCGACGAAGAAATCGTTAAAATTATCGGCCAGTCATTTCTCGATGTGTGCGATCAGTACATCAGCGAGTTAGCCGATGCCATCGCCAGCCATGATGCCGAACTCTTGCACCGTTCGGCACATACAATGAAAGGCGTGGTCGGCAATTTCCAAGCGCAGCCGATGGAAAGCCTGGCACAAGTGCTGGAAAACCGCGGTAAGCAAAGCGACTTCAGCGATGTCGCCGCACTGCTGGCCGATCTCAGTGCCGAATTAGAACATCTGCGCTCAGCACTGACGGCATTTTTAATCGAGCATCCGTAA
- the phoR gene encoding phosphate regulon sensor histidine kinase PhoR produces the protein MSQRLVFWISNSVRILLVLLATVFSCYFWGVTAGLIVGMLAMLVLVLVQLFYLQRLAEWLDHPSSARLPDGWGAWTDIFSRLYKLRRGDEKSQAELTEWLARFRQAMTLLPDGVVIMDDVLFLEWCNPAAERHLGLSLSQDKGMRVTNLVRSPQFMDYIILGRYETPLTLSFRDRKLIAHIIPFENRRQILVTHDVTESERIDMMRRDFIANASHELRTPLTVINGFLEIASLQADLDVPTRNAHLKLMSEQGERMQRLVEDMLTLTRLESMDHLLRAEVVNMRALLEQIMQEAHALSAGRHQITLECDGPDIRGSTDEIRSALTNLVTNAIRYTPEHGQIQLLWQMTEAGPKFSVRDNGIGISPNHISRLTERFYRVDKSRSRETQGTGLGLAIVKHVLLRHSAQLLIESTPDVGSQFSAQFPCGIIATPQVATA, from the coding sequence ATGTCTCAACGTCTGGTCTTTTGGATTTCCAATTCGGTTCGCATCCTGTTGGTGCTGCTCGCCACCGTATTTTCCTGTTATTTCTGGGGTGTGACCGCTGGTCTGATCGTCGGTATGCTGGCAATGTTGGTGTTGGTACTGGTTCAACTGTTTTATTTGCAAAGGCTGGCTGAATGGCTCGATCATCCGAGCAGCGCACGTCTGCCCGATGGCTGGGGGGCCTGGACCGATATTTTTTCGCGCCTCTACAAACTGCGACGCGGCGATGAAAAAAGTCAGGCTGAACTGACCGAATGGCTGGCACGCTTTCGCCAAGCCATGACCTTGCTGCCAGATGGCGTGGTCATCATGGATGATGTCTTATTTTTGGAATGGTGTAATCCGGCGGCCGAACGCCATCTCGGACTGAGCTTGAGCCAAGACAAAGGCATGCGCGTTACCAATTTGGTGCGCAGTCCGCAATTCATGGATTACATCATCCTTGGTCGCTATGAAACGCCGTTAACCCTGTCTTTCCGCGACCGCAAACTGATCGCCCACATCATCCCGTTCGAAAACCGGCGCCAGATTTTGGTCACCCATGATGTCACCGAATCCGAACGCATCGATATGATGCGACGTGATTTCATCGCTAATGCTTCACATGAATTGCGTACCCCGTTGACGGTGATCAATGGTTTTTTGGAAATTGCATCACTGCAAGCCGATCTCGACGTCCCCACCCGTAACGCCCATCTCAAACTGATGTCGGAGCAAGGCGAGCGCATGCAGCGTTTGGTTGAAGATATGCTGACCCTGACGCGACTCGAATCGATGGATCACCTGTTGCGCGCCGAAGTCGTCAATATGCGTGCTTTACTTGAACAAATCATGCAAGAAGCGCACGCGCTTTCGGCCGGTCGGCATCAGATCACACTCGAATGCGACGGCCCCGATATCCGCGGCAGTACCGATGAAATCCGCAGCGCCCTGACCAATTTGGTAACCAATGCCATCCGCTATACCCCTGAGCACGGGCAGATACAATTACTCTGGCAAATGACCGAAGCGGGACCGAAATTCAGTGTGCGCGATAATGGCATCGGTATCAGTCCCAACCATATCTCCCGCTTAACCGAGCGCTTTTACCGAGTCGATAAGAGTCGTTCGCGTGAAACCCAAGGAACCGGCTTGGGCTTGGCCATCGTCAAGCATGTCTTGTTACGGCATAGCGCACAACTGCTGATTGAATCGACTCCCGATGTCGGTAGTCAATTCAGCGCACAGTTTCCGTGTGGCATTATTGCTACTCCTCAAGTTGCGACGGCATAG
- the metG gene encoding methionine--tRNA ligase — protein MTRKLFVTTALPYANAPFHLGHIMEYIQADIWVRHSRMSGNEVHFVGADDAHGAPIMIAAEKAGITPQQFVAEIAAGRKQYLDGFHIEFDNWHSTDGVENHELSQDIYRKLKAAGFITSKTIEQFYDPVKNMFLPDRYIKGECPKCGAKDQYGDSCEVCSAVYAPTEVVRPYSVLTGATPIMKSSEHFFFKLSDPQCVEFLRGWALQGNRLQSEVANKCREWLEGKDGALSGLSDWDISRDAPYFGIEIPDQPGKYFYVWLDAPVGYLASLKNYFQKTGRDFDAFMADPSTEQIHFIGKDITYFHTLFWPAMLKFSGYKIPDNVYAHGFVTVSGEKMSKSRGTGISPLRYLDIGMNPEWLRYYFAAKLNAKVEDLDLNPDDFAARVNSDLIGKYINIASRACGFISKRFNGVVNTAWASTDDAFLANLRSAAGEIHALFEAREYGKALRATMDQADLVNAYVDANKPWELAKQAENDARLQEVCSRLLEAFRILTIFLKPVLPRLAAQVEAQLNIAPLQWADVHVPLPDQHKIEPYVHLMQRIDPAIFEQLFDAPTVAVTATATPVATTAPDQAIEALAEEIKIDDFAKVDLRIAKIVHCEAVEGSDKLLRLTLDVGEANTRNVFSGIKSAYQPEQLIGKFTLMVANLAPRKMKFGISEGMVLAASAADEKAQPGLYILEAWPGATPGMRVR, from the coding sequence ATGACCCGCAAGCTGTTCGTTACCACTGCCCTGCCCTACGCTAACGCGCCATTCCACCTCGGCCATATCATGGAATATATCCAGGCTGATATCTGGGTGCGGCATAGCCGAATGTCGGGTAACGAAGTGCATTTCGTCGGTGCCGACGATGCGCACGGGGCACCGATCATGATTGCAGCGGAAAAAGCCGGCATTACACCACAACAATTCGTGGCGGAAATTGCGGCTGGTCGCAAACAATACCTCGATGGCTTTCATATTGAATTCGATAATTGGCATTCGACCGATGGGGTCGAGAATCATGAATTGTCGCAGGATATTTATCGCAAGCTCAAAGCGGCCGGCTTCATTACCAGCAAGACGATAGAACAGTTTTATGATCCGGTGAAGAATATGTTTTTGCCGGACCGTTACATCAAGGGCGAATGTCCGAAATGCGGTGCCAAAGATCAGTATGGTGATTCCTGTGAAGTATGTAGCGCGGTGTATGCCCCGACTGAAGTGGTGCGACCATACTCGGTACTGACTGGTGCTACGCCGATCATGAAGTCATCGGAACATTTTTTCTTCAAATTATCGGACCCGCAATGCGTTGAATTTTTACGCGGCTGGGCTTTGCAGGGCAATCGCTTGCAATCGGAAGTGGCGAATAAATGCCGCGAATGGTTGGAAGGAAAAGATGGCGCGCTCAGTGGCTTGAGTGACTGGGATATCAGCCGCGACGCGCCCTACTTCGGCATTGAAATTCCCGATCAACCGGGTAAGTATTTCTACGTCTGGCTTGATGCCCCGGTTGGTTATCTGGCCTCACTGAAGAATTATTTTCAAAAAACCGGACGCGATTTCGATGCCTTCATGGCTGATCCGAGTACCGAGCAAATCCATTTCATTGGCAAAGACATTACATATTTCCATACCTTGTTCTGGCCGGCGATGCTGAAATTTTCCGGTTACAAAATACCTGACAATGTGTATGCACATGGTTTTGTCACGGTTTCCGGTGAAAAAATGTCGAAGTCACGTGGTACCGGCATTTCTCCGCTGCGCTACCTCGACATCGGCATGAATCCTGAATGGCTGCGTTATTATTTCGCTGCCAAACTCAATGCCAAAGTGGAAGATCTCGACCTCAACCCGGACGATTTCGCTGCCCGTGTCAATTCCGATCTGATCGGTAAATACATCAATATCGCCAGCCGCGCCTGCGGCTTCATCAGCAAACGCTTCAACGGTGTTGTCAATACTGCTTGGGCCAGCACCGATGACGCCTTCCTCGCTAATCTGCGTAGCGCGGCCGGCGAGATTCATGCGCTGTTCGAAGCGCGCGAATACGGCAAGGCTTTACGCGCCACCATGGATCAAGCCGACTTGGTCAACGCCTATGTCGATGCGAACAAGCCTTGGGAACTGGCGAAGCAAGCCGAAAATGATGCGCGCTTGCAGGAAGTCTGCAGCCGTTTGCTCGAAGCCTTCCGGATACTGACAATTTTCCTCAAACCAGTCTTGCCGCGCTTGGCAGCCCAAGTGGAAGCACAACTCAACATCGCGCCATTACAGTGGGCCGATGTACATGTGCCGCTACCTGATCAGCACAAAATCGAGCCGTATGTGCATTTGATGCAGCGTATTGATCCGGCCATTTTCGAACAATTGTTCGATGCGCCGACTGTCGCTGTCACGGCGACGGCAACACCAGTTGCAACGACTGCGCCCGATCAGGCGATCGAAGCCTTGGCCGAAGAAATCAAGATCGACGATTTTGCCAAGGTCGATTTGCGTATCGCGAAAATTGTCCATTGTGAGGCGGTGGAAGGCTCTGATAAATTGCTGCGCCTGACTCTCGATGTCGGCGAAGCGAATACACGCAATGTGTTTTCCGGTATCAAATCGGCTTATCAACCGGAACAGTTAATCGGTAAATTCACGCTGATGGTCGCCAATCTGGCACCGCGCAAAATGAAATTCGGTATCTCCGAAGGAATGGTCTTGGCGGCTTCGGCAGCCGATGAAAAAGCGCAGCCAGGCTTGTACATTTTGGAAGCATGGCCAGGTGCGACGCCGGGGATGCGTGTGCGCTGA
- a CDS encoding FIST signal transduction protein: protein MKIAQTVCHSLTLDAAALLELNLIEPQLILVFASIEHASSTEFFPELQKYFPQAQIVGCSTAGEISAQGVTQQSSVITAVHFEAVTLRVVSTELSAMQDSELAGLALAKQLAGPELGAVLLFGQGVDINGSALIDGLTGVLGSSMPITGGLAGDDGLFSKTYTLSPHGVSSTSIVAVGLYGERLVFSHGSFGGWKPFGPARKVTKCIDNILYELDGKPALEIYQRYLGDYASDLPGSGLLFPFEMLSDLRESLGQIRTILGINETDGSLILAGDINPDGYLRLMHAHTDDLVDGAEVAAQASIEHLPPVQGARLGLLVSCVGRKLVMGGRIDEEVEAVQDILGAHTLLCGFYSNGEVCPGYKLETSRLHNQTMTITCLAERAE from the coding sequence ATGAAAATTGCACAAACTGTATGCCATAGCCTTACGCTTGATGCGGCCGCGCTGCTTGAGCTCAATCTGATCGAGCCGCAGTTAATTTTGGTGTTTGCCTCGATAGAGCACGCCAGCAGTACCGAATTTTTTCCCGAACTGCAAAAATATTTTCCGCAGGCGCAAATCGTTGGCTGCAGCACCGCCGGTGAAATCTCTGCGCAAGGCGTGACGCAACAGTCGAGTGTCATCACGGCGGTGCATTTTGAAGCGGTGACACTGCGGGTCGTCAGCACCGAATTGTCTGCCATGCAGGATTCCGAACTGGCCGGCTTAGCCTTGGCCAAGCAATTGGCCGGACCAGAGTTGGGCGCGGTGCTGTTGTTCGGGCAAGGCGTTGACATCAATGGCAGCGCACTCATCGATGGTTTGACTGGCGTACTTGGCAGCAGCATGCCGATTACCGGCGGTTTGGCCGGCGATGATGGTTTGTTCAGTAAAACCTACACGCTGTCACCGCACGGCGTCTCCAGTACCAGCATCGTGGCAGTCGGCCTGTATGGCGAACGACTGGTTTTCTCACACGGCAGCTTCGGCGGTTGGAAGCCCTTCGGGCCGGCGCGTAAAGTCACCAAATGCATCGATAACATCCTCTATGAGCTCGACGGAAAGCCGGCGCTGGAAATTTACCAACGCTACCTCGGTGATTACGCCAGTGATCTGCCCGGTTCCGGTCTGCTGTTTCCATTCGAAATGCTCAGCGATTTGCGCGAATCCTTGGGGCAGATACGCACTATCCTCGGGATCAACGAAACCGACGGCAGCCTGATACTGGCCGGTGACATCAACCCGGACGGCTATTTACGGCTCATGCATGCGCATACCGATGACCTGGTCGACGGTGCCGAAGTCGCGGCCCAGGCCAGTATTGAACACTTACCGCCAGTCCAAGGTGCTCGCTTAGGCTTGCTGGTCAGTTGCGTCGGCCGCAAGCTCGTGATGGGCGGGCGTATCGATGAAGAAGTCGAGGCAGTACAAGACATTCTCGGCGCACACACCCTGTTATGCGGCTTTTATTCCAACGGCGAAGTCTGCCCCGGATATAAGCTTGAAACCAGCCGTTTGCATAATCAAACCATGACCATTACCTGCTTGGCTGAGCGTGCTGAATGA
- a CDS encoding HD domain-containing phosphohydrolase, whose product MQMKVLVIDDAQINITLLCLLLKKIEHCQSVSFIDPHLALTWCEQEVPDLVMVDYMMPTMNGIEFIRRFRTLDGCRDIPVLMITANSELELRYQALDAGANDFLIKPIDKIEFLARTKNMLALRKGQRFLEDRASWLDVEVKKATQEIRAREKETILRLSKAADSRDPETGAHIVRMANYSRIIAEHLGLSLADQQLLLEAAPMHDIGKVGIPDNILLKPGKLTVEEFTVMKRHAQLGYDILAGSSSEMLSAGALIALAHHEKFDGSGYPNSLAGEDIPLFARIVAVADVFDALTSERPYKAAWDIETARTFLFDGAGQHFDPACIAAFEAGWEQILAIKAQYAEDTNELKKFGSEWDF is encoded by the coding sequence ATGCAGATGAAGGTATTGGTCATTGATGATGCCCAAATTAATATTACGCTGCTCTGTCTTTTACTGAAAAAAATAGAGCATTGCCAATCCGTCAGTTTCATCGACCCGCATCTCGCCTTAACTTGGTGCGAGCAAGAGGTGCCTGATCTGGTCATGGTCGACTATATGATGCCGACCATGAATGGTATCGAATTCATTCGACGTTTCCGTACGCTCGATGGTTGTCGCGATATTCCGGTCTTGATGATCACCGCCAACAGCGAATTGGAATTGCGTTACCAGGCGCTTGACGCCGGTGCCAATGACTTCCTGATCAAGCCCATAGATAAAATCGAATTCTTGGCAAGAACCAAAAATATGCTGGCTTTGCGAAAAGGCCAGCGTTTTCTGGAAGACCGTGCCAGTTGGCTGGATGTGGAAGTAAAAAAAGCCACCCAAGAAATCCGCGCGCGCGAAAAAGAAACCATTCTACGTCTGTCTAAAGCTGCCGACTCGCGTGACCCTGAAACCGGTGCGCACATCGTGCGTATGGCCAATTATTCACGCATCATCGCCGAACATCTGGGTTTGTCGCTTGCTGATCAGCAATTATTGCTCGAAGCAGCACCGATGCATGACATCGGTAAAGTCGGCATTCCCGACAATATCTTGCTCAAACCCGGTAAATTGACAGTAGAAGAATTCACCGTCATGAAGCGCCATGCACAGCTCGGCTATGACATTTTAGCCGGCAGTTCTTCTGAAATGCTCAGTGCCGGCGCGCTCATCGCGCTCGCTCATCATGAGAAATTCGATGGCAGCGGCTATCCGAACAGTCTGGCTGGTGAAGATATTCCCTTGTTTGCGCGTATCGTCGCGGTGGCCGATGTCTTCGATGCCCTGACTTCCGAGCGCCCCTATAAAGCCGCCTGGGACATCGAAACGGCACGCACCTTTTTGTTCGATGGAGCCGGGCAGCATTTTGATCCGGCATGCATTGCGGCATTCGAGGCTGGCTGGGAACAAATTCTCGCAATCAAAGCGCAATATGCCGAAGATACCAATGAACTGAAGAAATTCGGTTCGGAATGGGATTTTTGA
- a CDS encoding aminopeptidase P family protein translates to MTSNKPIPARLALLRSRMRELAIDACIIPSADPHLSEYLPEYWQGRAHFSGFHGSVGTLVVCAEDAGLWVDSRYWSQAEKELAGSGIAMMKIPAAGATLHLDWLSTQMSAGQTVAVDGAVLGLASARMLAAALNAVGVKLDTGIDILADIWPTRAALPSAAVYAHPAPFAVSSRSEKLAEVRAQMSQQHADWHFLSTVDDIAWLLNLRGADVSYNPVFIAHALVSHSGVQIFVGAGKIADELSAELARDGITVLDYEAAAHALAALPATTSLLIDPRRITYRFFLAVPNGVRLIEAINPSVFLKSRKLPQEQQFVRQAMEQDGAALCEFFSWLEVALEHETVTELRIDEEICAARARQAHFISPSFGTIAGFNANGALPHYRATPEAHATISGNGLLLIDSGGQYLNGTTDITRMVAIGTVSPEQQRDCSLVLKGMINLSQTRFPRGTPAPQLDAIARAPIWAEGINYGHGTGHGVGYFLNVHEGPQSISGTLAEPHTAMEIGMITSNEPGIYRPGKWGVRIENLLLNVVAQETEFGQYLGFETLTLCPIDSRCLRLDLLRDDELAWLNDYHAHVRLRLTPLVSGAALAWLMLRTTALSRPTVVL, encoded by the coding sequence ATGACCAGCAATAAGCCAATTCCCGCCCGTCTGGCGCTGCTACGCAGCCGCATGCGCGAACTCGCCATCGATGCCTGCATCATTCCTTCGGCCGATCCGCATTTGTCGGAATATTTACCCGAATATTGGCAAGGACGGGCGCATTTCTCCGGCTTTCATGGCTCGGTCGGCACGCTGGTGGTCTGCGCAGAAGATGCCGGACTATGGGTAGACAGCCGCTATTGGAGTCAAGCTGAGAAGGAATTGGCAGGCAGCGGGATCGCCATGATGAAAATCCCTGCCGCCGGCGCGACCCTGCATCTGGACTGGCTCAGTACGCAGATGTCGGCTGGGCAGACGGTGGCGGTGGACGGTGCAGTGCTGGGACTGGCGAGCGCACGCATGCTGGCCGCAGCACTCAATGCCGTCGGCGTCAAGCTCGACACCGGCATCGATATACTGGCCGACATCTGGCCAACCCGTGCGGCCTTGCCGAGCGCAGCAGTGTATGCGCACCCGGCACCGTTCGCGGTGAGTTCGCGCAGCGAAAAATTGGCCGAGGTGCGGGCCCAGATGTCGCAACAACACGCCGATTGGCATTTCTTGTCGACTGTCGATGATATCGCCTGGCTACTCAATTTGCGCGGTGCCGACGTCAGTTACAATCCGGTCTTCATCGCCCATGCACTGGTCAGTCACAGTGGCGTGCAAATTTTTGTCGGGGCGGGAAAAATCGCGGACGAACTCAGTGCTGAACTGGCGCGCGACGGTATCACGGTGCTGGACTACGAAGCGGCCGCGCACGCACTGGCAGCATTGCCGGCCACGACCAGCCTGCTGATCGATCCGCGTCGCATTACCTACCGCTTCTTTCTGGCAGTGCCAAATGGGGTGCGGCTGATCGAGGCGATCAACCCTTCAGTGTTTCTGAAATCGCGCAAACTGCCGCAGGAACAACAATTCGTACGCCAAGCGATGGAGCAAGATGGTGCCGCGCTGTGCGAGTTCTTCAGTTGGCTCGAAGTCGCGCTCGAGCATGAAACAGTGACCGAGCTGCGCATTGATGAAGAAATTTGTGCCGCACGCGCACGCCAAGCGCATTTTATTTCGCCGAGTTTCGGCACGATCGCCGGCTTCAATGCCAACGGCGCCCTGCCTCACTATCGCGCCACACCCGAAGCACACGCGACCATCAGCGGGAATGGCTTGCTGTTGATCGACTCGGGCGGCCAATATCTCAACGGTACCACCGATATCACGCGCATGGTTGCGATAGGCACCGTCTCACCTGAGCAGCAGCGTGATTGCAGCTTGGTGCTCAAGGGGATGATCAATTTATCGCAAACGCGTTTCCCACGCGGTACGCCAGCGCCGCAACTCGATGCGATTGCGCGGGCACCGATCTGGGCCGAGGGAATCAATTATGGCCACGGCACCGGCCACGGCGTCGGCTATTTCCTCAATGTGCATGAGGGGCCACAATCGATTTCCGGCACGCTCGCCGAACCGCATACGGCAATGGAGATTGGCATGATTACCTCGAACGAGCCAGGTATTTATCGCCCCGGGAAGTGGGGTGTGCGGATTGAAAACCTGTTACTCAATGTGGTGGCGCAGGAGACCGAGTTCGGTCAATATTTGGGCTTTGAAACGCTGACACTCTGCCCTATCGACAGCCGTTGCCTGCGTTTGGATTTACTGCGTGACGATGAGCTGGCTTGGCTCAATGACTATCATGCGCATGTGCGACTGCGTTTGACACCACTGGTCAGCGGTGCGGCCTTGGCATGGCTGATGCTGCGCACGACAGCACTGAGTCGCCCAACGGTCGTACTGTAG